The Corynebacterium jeddahense genome has a window encoding:
- a CDS encoding pyruvate dehydrogenase, with amino-acid sequence MTNFAQQVVKRLEDLGVKRIYGLVGDSLNPLSDAVRQSDIEWVHVRNEEAAAFAAGADSLAADELAVCGASCGPGNTHFVQGLFESHRNGAKVLAIASHIPTVEIGSSFFQETHPELLFQECSSYCEVVHNADQGMRVLHNALQNTLAGSGVSVMVVPGDVFAEDTADGPHTSDSVYATGANKRVYPDPQEAARLVEAINKADKITLFCGYGARDAREEVFALAEKIKSPIGHSFRGKMYFEYDNPFDVGMSGLLGYGACVDAMEESDLFIMVGTDFPYTDWLPDENVAQIDINGAHIGRRTTVEYPVVGDVKSVIENILPHIEEKKDRKFLDKMLKRHYELLEHVVNHYTHKASEAKKPIHPELAASVLDKLADDDAYFTVDTGMCNVWSSRYLTPNGKRDEAASFLHGTMANALPMAIGVQAAFPDRQVISWSGDGGLGMLMGELLTIKLHQLPVKVICFNNSSLGMVKLEMMVAGMPYFGTDHEQANYAEIAKGVGIKSFRIEDPDDLEPVLKEALAFDGPVLVDIVTDPEALSLPPGITWDMMKGFTKSGVRTAFLEGGVGRLFNLAKSNLRHLGGAAAIEFG; translated from the coding sequence ATGACCAATTTCGCTCAGCAAGTAGTGAAGCGGCTCGAGGACCTTGGCGTCAAGCGCATTTACGGCCTCGTCGGCGATTCGCTTAACCCGCTTTCCGACGCCGTCCGGCAGTCCGACATCGAATGGGTCCACGTCCGCAACGAGGAGGCTGCCGCCTTCGCCGCCGGCGCCGACTCGCTGGCCGCCGACGAGCTCGCAGTCTGCGGCGCCTCCTGCGGCCCGGGCAACACCCACTTCGTCCAGGGCCTGTTCGAGTCCCACCGCAACGGCGCGAAGGTGCTCGCCATCGCCTCCCACATCCCGACCGTGGAGATCGGCTCCTCCTTCTTCCAGGAGACCCACCCGGAGCTACTGTTCCAGGAGTGCTCCTCCTACTGCGAGGTCGTGCACAACGCCGACCAGGGCATGCGCGTGCTGCACAACGCGCTGCAGAACACCCTCGCCGGCAGCGGTGTCTCCGTGATGGTGGTGCCGGGCGACGTGTTCGCCGAGGACACCGCGGACGGCCCGCACACCTCCGACAGCGTCTACGCCACCGGCGCAAACAAGCGCGTCTACCCGGACCCGCAGGAGGCGGCGCGCCTGGTCGAGGCCATTAATAAGGCCGACAAGATCACCCTATTCTGCGGCTACGGCGCCCGCGACGCCCGCGAGGAGGTGTTCGCGCTGGCCGAGAAGATCAAGTCCCCCATCGGCCACTCCTTCCGCGGCAAGATGTACTTCGAGTACGACAATCCGTTTGACGTGGGCATGTCCGGCCTTTTGGGCTACGGCGCCTGCGTGGACGCGATGGAGGAGTCCGACCTGTTCATCATGGTGGGCACCGACTTCCCGTACACCGACTGGTTACCGGATGAGAACGTCGCGCAGATCGACATCAACGGCGCCCACATCGGCCGCCGCACCACCGTCGAATACCCGGTCGTGGGCGACGTGAAGAGCGTCATCGAGAACATCCTCCCCCACATCGAGGAGAAGAAGGACCGCAAGTTCCTGGACAAGATGCTCAAGCGCCACTACGAGCTGCTCGAGCACGTGGTGAACCACTACACCCACAAGGCATCCGAGGCGAAGAAGCCGATCCACCCCGAGCTCGCCGCGTCCGTGCTGGACAAGCTTGCCGACGACGACGCGTACTTCACCGTCGACACCGGAATGTGCAACGTGTGGTCCTCGCGCTACCTCACCCCGAACGGCAAGCGCGACGAGGCCGCCTCCTTCTTGCACGGCACCATGGCCAACGCCCTGCCGATGGCCATCGGCGTGCAGGCCGCGTTCCCGGACCGCCAGGTCATTTCCTGGTCCGGCGATGGTGGCCTGGGCATGCTCATGGGTGAGCTGCTCACCATCAAGCTGCACCAGCTGCCGGTGAAGGTCATCTGCTTCAACAACTCCTCGCTCGGCATGGTCAAGCTGGAGATGATGGTGGCCGGCATGCCGTACTTCGGCACCGACCACGAGCAGGCCAACTACGCCGAGATTGCCAAGGGCGTGGGCATCAAGTCCTTCCGCATCGAGGATCCGGACGACCTCGAGCCGGTGCTCAAGGAGGCCCTCGCGTTCGACGGCCCGGTACTCGTCGACATCGTCACCGATCCCGAGGCGCTGTCGCTGCCGCCGGGAATCACCTGGGACATGATGAAGGGCTTCACCAAGTCCGGCGTGCGCACCGCGTTCCTTGAGGGCGGCGTCGGTCGCCTGTTCAACCTGGCGAAGTCCAACCTGCGCCACCTCGGCGGTGCCGCAGCCATCGAGTTCGGATAG
- a CDS encoding heat shock protein transcriptional repressor HspR encodes MAEDKDYNEYFVISAAAELTGMHAQTLRTYDRLGLVTPMRTKGGGRRYSRRDITMLRRIQYLSQEEGVNLAGIKTIIEMTQQIEQLQDELETQRGHNEELRQKLQSGSRRGGELVHVPRSTAVVAWEPAASRRRRPGA; translated from the coding sequence ATGGCCGAAGACAAGGATTACAACGAGTACTTCGTCATCTCCGCCGCCGCCGAGCTCACCGGCATGCACGCGCAGACCCTGCGCACCTACGACCGGCTGGGCCTGGTCACCCCGATGCGCACCAAGGGCGGCGGGCGCCGGTACTCGCGCCGCGACATCACCATGCTGCGGCGCATCCAGTACCTCTCCCAGGAGGAGGGCGTCAACCTCGCGGGCATCAAGACGATCATCGAGATGACCCAGCAAATCGAGCAGCTCCAGGACGAGCTGGAAACCCAACGCGGCCACAACGAGGAGCTGCGCCAGAAGCTGCAATCCGGTTCGCGCCGCGGCGGTGAGCTCGTCCACGTGCCGCGCTCAACCGCTGTGGTGGCCTGGGAGCCCGCCGCTTCTCGACGCCGCCGCCCTGGTGCTTAA
- the dnaJ gene encoding molecular chaperone DnaJ has product MAMQQEWADKDYYGDLGVSSSASAADIKKAYRKLARENHPDSHPGDKQAEEKFKRVAEAYDVLGDEEKRKEYDQLKSMISSGGFSRFGRGGGSGFPGGFRSTDAEFDLSDLFGAAGGEAGDGGLGDLFGGIFGRSGGAGRNARQSRGADVETEITLDFREAAKGTTIPVELTGDAPCTTCHGSGSKSGKTHTCEVCSGTGYIRENSGAFGMARPCTNCGGTGEVIEDPCPTCGGTGTVRRTRSITVRIPAGVVDGQKVRLAGQGEAGPNGTPAGDLFVTVHVRSDAVFNRTGDDLEVTVPVTFAEAALGSTITVPTLDNPVKVKVPAGTPNGRTLRVKGRGVPKRSGAAGDLLVTIEVKVPSNLDPSATSALRAYAQAEKDAGFDPRAGWAGL; this is encoded by the coding sequence ATGGCAATGCAACAGGAATGGGCCGACAAGGACTACTACGGCGACTTGGGCGTGAGCTCGTCCGCAAGCGCCGCGGATATTAAGAAGGCCTACCGCAAGCTCGCACGAGAGAACCACCCGGACTCCCACCCGGGGGACAAGCAGGCGGAGGAGAAATTCAAGCGGGTCGCCGAGGCGTACGACGTCCTCGGTGACGAGGAGAAGCGCAAGGAATACGACCAGCTGAAGTCGATGATCAGCTCGGGCGGCTTCAGCCGCTTCGGGCGGGGAGGAGGCTCGGGATTCCCCGGCGGGTTTCGCAGCACGGATGCGGAATTCGACCTCTCCGACCTCTTCGGCGCAGCCGGTGGGGAAGCTGGAGACGGCGGCCTTGGTGATCTCTTCGGTGGCATCTTTGGCCGCAGCGGCGGTGCTGGCAGGAACGCTCGGCAGTCGCGGGGGGCCGACGTCGAAACCGAAATAACCCTCGATTTCCGCGAGGCCGCCAAGGGCACGACCATCCCGGTCGAGCTCACCGGCGACGCGCCGTGCACCACGTGCCACGGCTCCGGGTCGAAGTCCGGCAAGACCCACACCTGCGAGGTCTGCTCCGGCACCGGGTACATCCGCGAGAACTCCGGCGCGTTCGGCATGGCCCGGCCGTGTACGAACTGCGGCGGCACCGGCGAGGTCATCGAGGACCCCTGCCCGACCTGCGGCGGCACCGGCACCGTCCGGCGTACCCGCTCGATCACGGTGCGCATCCCCGCCGGCGTTGTCGACGGCCAGAAGGTGCGCCTCGCCGGCCAGGGCGAGGCCGGCCCGAACGGCACGCCCGCTGGCGACCTCTTCGTCACAGTGCACGTGCGTAGCGACGCCGTCTTCAACCGCACCGGCGACGACCTCGAAGTCACCGTCCCGGTCACCTTCGCCGAAGCAGCCCTCGGGTCCACGATCACCGTGCCCACCTTGGACAACCCGGTGAAGGTCAAGGTCCCGGCCGGCACCCCGAACGGCCGCACCCTGCGCGTGAAGGGCCGCGGCGTGCCCAAGCGCTCCGGTGCTGCAGGCGACCTGTTGGTCACCATCGAGGTGAAGGTGCCTTCCAATCTCGACCCGTCGGCAACCTCCGCGCTGCGCGCCTACGCCCAGGCGGAAAAGGATGCGGGCTTCGACCCGCGCGCCGGCTGGGCTGGACTTTAG
- the grpE gene encoding nucleotide exchange factor GrpE — protein MTNPYNEQMPDNPGAPEVTDEQYVSPDAAESLADEAAESEALSADEDPLLAVSDAELEDAAELADREVDPDADGDGTVSDIELQLAERTESLQRVSAEYANYRRRTERERSQATDNAKAKFATQLLPLLDDLDLAEQHGDLAEGPLKGFADKFRAVMDSQGVKSFGVEGEPFNPEIHEAVQDLSTGDDKVIGTALRKGYTIGDRLVRNAMVIIADPAAGGAGKAADEAEQ, from the coding sequence ATGACGAACCCGTACAACGAGCAGATGCCCGACAACCCGGGTGCCCCGGAGGTGACGGACGAGCAGTACGTCTCGCCGGACGCAGCTGAAAGCTTGGCCGACGAGGCCGCCGAGTCCGAGGCGCTCTCCGCGGACGAGGATCCCCTCCTAGCCGTCTCCGACGCCGAACTCGAGGACGCCGCCGAGCTGGCGGACCGCGAGGTCGACCCGGACGCCGACGGCGACGGCACGGTGAGCGACATCGAGCTCCAGCTCGCTGAGCGCACCGAGTCCCTGCAGCGCGTAAGCGCGGAGTACGCGAACTACCGCCGCCGCACCGAGCGCGAGCGCAGCCAGGCAACGGACAACGCGAAGGCGAAGTTCGCCACCCAGTTGCTCCCGCTCCTCGACGACCTTGACCTCGCCGAGCAGCACGGTGACCTCGCCGAGGGCCCGCTCAAGGGCTTCGCGGACAAGTTCCGCGCGGTGATGGACAGCCAGGGCGTGAAGTCCTTCGGCGTGGAGGGCGAACCCTTCAACCCGGAGATCCACGAGGCCGTGCAGGATCTGTCCACCGGCGACGACAAGGTCATCGGCACCGCGCTGCGCAAGGGCTACACGATCGGGGACCGCCTGGTGCGCAACGCCATGGTGATCATCGCCGACCCGGCCGCGGGCGGGGCCGGCAAGGCCGCCGACGAGGCCGAGCAGTAA